In Miscanthus floridulus cultivar M001 chromosome 19, ASM1932011v1, whole genome shotgun sequence, the DNA window cgcacaacacatatatattctAACACTTTCCGCCGTCCTTTTCTGGGGGTTTTGAGCTTAGGATTTTacttggtggtggtggtaaaCTTGGATTCACACATGGATACTGTAGAAGTTCTAGGCTCTGTAGTTTGCTTGAGATCTTGCTGTTATTGCGTGCCGTGCTCACCTCTTTTTCTTTCCGAGGAATGTATTTGTCGTTTTGGTGGATTATTAGCGCGAAAAaagctttttttctttttgtttcttttattTACTACGAAAAGTCATCTTGTTGGATTTTTCTATATTTCACATTTTGATTGATGTCCTTACTGTAGGAATTTGTGAAGCCAAATCCTCTTATTTTCACCGGTTTTTGGCTGCTTCTTAGTCGGTTTTAGGGTCTGAATGGCATCAATACTCTTAAGACAGAAAATTAACTCAATCAAGTTGGTTCCTTTCTGCTTTGAAAATATTATCAGATAACTAAGTGCTCGTGCGGAATCAGTACTTGCTTTTGTTTGGTGGAGGATCAATACTGAATACTTGCTTTTGTTTGGGTGGGGATAAGTGCCTGCTTTATCATGACTATTTTGCTATAGGATTGTGGGAACCtctggcactgggtctgccctttttttatTCTATATTGTTAAGTATTTCGAGATAAATCAAATATTATAGCTGCATActacattttttttttcaaatttaggTTGCTTTAGCATGACCTACTTTTTCAGTGAGCCTTCTAAGTTCTAAGTGGTAACTCTTGATTTCTTGTTCTTGTACAAGTGGTGCTGCTGAATCTTAACTGTATAGCTCGAATTGCAGTATTGAGTATCATTGAGCCATGGCTGCCAAGCTGACTCGCCTCCACAGTCTCCGCGAACGCCTTGGTGCCACCTTCTCCTCTCATCCCAATGAGCTGATTGCACTCTTTTCCAGGTGGGCATACCAAAATATGTAACCTGCATTTCATTTCCTGTACTGAAATTTGTTAATTTGGTATTCTCTTCATCCCTATCTTAATAGCACATCCAAATGTAAACACGAGCATATGCAACTTCTTTCTTGGTTTCTTTTGTTGACACCATCATTCATGCTAATTGCCAAGGATGTTACATATTCATCCTCGACTCGTATTGGTCATATATACTGATTATTGATTGTAAAGCATAGTGTTGCTGTTCTTCAGTTTTTGTAGCCTTTTGGTTTGATTAGTACAATTTAGTTGATAAGACAGTATAGTTTGTGGTACATCATTTGGCAGATTGTTTTTCTTTAGTTGGCACAGTGCCATTTAATACTTACATCCTTCAGATCTAAGTAGGATATGAGATGTCCACCACAACAGGGAAAAAGGTACATGATGTGAGATGTAACATCCATTTTATTTGTGAAATATCACTTCTACAGGTATGTTAACCAGGGCAAGGGAATGCTTGAGCGCCATCAACTGCTTACTGAGTTTGATGCCCTGTTTGATAGTGACAAGGAGAAGTATGCACCCTTTGAAGACTTTCTTCGTGCTGCTCAGGTAACACTGCTGAGATGCCTGCTTGAGTGCTTGCCAATTGAAATCAGGGACTCATTCTAATTTCCCTTGTCTGCATATAGGAAGCAATTGTGCTGCCCCCATGGGTTGCACTTGCTATCAGGCCAAGGCCTGGTGTCTGGGATTACATTCGAGTGAATGTAAGTGAGTTGGCTGTGGAGGAGCTGAGTGTTTCTGAGTACTTGGCATTCAAGGAACAGCTGGTGGATGGAAAGTAAGTTCTTCGATGAATTCTTTGTAGTTTTATAGGCTAATCTCTAGATTCTAGTTATAGAAACTTGTATATGTACTAATTTCATACCTCCTTTTCCTTATACCAGTTCCAACAGCAACTTTGTGCTTGAGCTTGATTTTGAGCCCTTCAATGCCTCGTTCCCTCGTCCTTCCATGTCAAAGTCCATTGGAAATGGAGTGCAATTCCTTAACCGACACCTGTCTTCCAAGTTGTTCCAGGACAAGGAGAGCCTGTACCCATTGCTGAATTTCCTCAAAGCCCATAACTACAAGGGCACGGTGAGCTTACAGTCCAGAATCTTCCCTGCGCATGCTTCACAATGGATGATGACGatatttatttaattttattTAGAAACTTTACATAACCTGAAAATGGATTTAATGATGCCACCCAACTCCCTCGTTTGTAAGTCCTTTTTTTTTCTGTTACAGACGATGATGTTGAATGACAGAATTCAGAGCCTTCGTTGGCTCCAGTCCTCCCTTAGAAAGGCAGAAGAGTATCTACTGAGTGTCCCTCAAGACACTCCCTACTCAGAGTTCAACCATAGGTGATTGATCAATAAATTGTCCTTGCCATTTAACTTTGGTTGAACTAGCAAATGGATTAACTGCTTGTAATGCCACCATGATCTGCATTAGGTTCCAAGAGCTTGGCTTGGAGAAGGGTTGGGGTGACACTGCAAAGCGCGTACTTGACACACTCCACTTGCTTCTTGACCTTCTTGAGGCCCCTGATCCTGCCAATTTGGAGAAGTTCCTTGGAACTATACCAATGATGTTCAATGTTGTTATCCTGTCTCCTCATGGCTACTTTGCCCAATCCAATGTGCTTGGATACCCTGACACTGGTGGTCAGGTACAGAAGCTTAGTGATTATTTTTCTTTTAGCTACTGTAGCTTTTAGGTTTCTCATTTGCAATCGTTTTTCAGGTTGTGTACATTTTGGATCAAGTCCGTGCTTTGGAGAATGAGATGCTTCTTAGGATTAAGCAGCAAGGCCTTGACATCACCCCGAAGATCCTCATTGTATGTTTCATGTTTGAGACCATGTTTCGCCTTCTGAACCCTTTTTGTTGTGTCTTGATTTACTCACTAAATGTGCCTACATAATCTTATTTGTGCAGGTTACCAGGCTGTTGCCTGATGCTGTTGGGACTACGTGCGGTCAGCGGCTGGAGAAGGTCATTGGAACTGAGCACACAGACATTATTCGTATTCCATTCAGAAATGAGAATGGTATTCTCCGCAAGTGGATCTCTCGTTTTGATGTCTGGCCATACCTGGAGACATACACTGAGGTATATAGATTATCTGACTGAATGTCCTACACAGCATAGCTTGTTTGAGTAATACTGAAGTTATGCATTCTGTGCTACAGGATGTTGCCAGTGAAATAATGTTAGAAATGCAGGCCAAGCCTGACCTTATTGTTGGCAACTACAGTGATGGCAACCTAGTCGCCACTCTGCTCGCGCACAAGTTGGGAGTTACTCAGGTCTCTTTGGCTGTACATGAGTAATTGAGTTCTTTATAAAATTATTAAATTCTCCAAATGCTTAATAGTTCTGTACATACTTGCAGTGTACCATTGCCCATGCCTTGGAGAAAACCAAATATCCCAACTCAGACATATACTTGGACAAATTTGACAGCCAATACCACTTCTCATGCCAGTTCACAGCTGACCTTATTGCCATGAATCACACTGATTTCATCATCACCAGTACATTCCAAGAAATAGCGGGAAGGTAAGTTTTGTATATTATCTTTAGAATCTCGCTGTATTGTAGTAGTAACTAAACTAGTATCTGATGTTTTCTCTGTTATTTCTGCAGCAAGGACACTGTGGGGCAGTATGAGTCCCACATTGCGTTCACTCTTCCTGGACTTTACCGTGTTGTCCATGGCATTGATGTTTTTGATCCCAAATTCAACATTGTCTCTCCTGGAGCAGACATGAGTGTTTACTACCCATACACTGAAACTGACAAGAGACTCACTGCCTTCCATCCTGAAATTGAGGAGCTCATCTACAGCGATGTTGAGAACAATGAGCACAAGTGAGTACTGAACTGATTGAATGTCTTCTTGTAGTCAATCAGCTTGTAAATATTCCAACACTCATCTGCATGTCCGTCCATTTGTGACATTTACAATAAATAAGTTTTCCACCTAAACACCTGGTATTTAATTGCTTCCAGGTTTGTGTTGAAGGACAAGAACAAGCCGATCATCTTCTCAATGGCTCGTCTTGACCGTGTGAAGAACATGACAGGCTTGGTTGAGATGTATGGTAAGAATGCACGCCTGAGAGAATTGGCAAACCTTGTGATTGTTGCTGGTGACCATGGCAAGGAATCGAAGGACAGGGAGGAGCAGGCAGAGTTCAAGAAGATGTACAGTCTCATTGATGAGTACAACTTGAAGGGCCATATCCGGTGGATCTCAGCTCAGATGAACCGTGTCCGCAATGCGGAGTTGTACCGCTACATTTGTGACACGAAGGGAGCATTTGTGCAGGTACGTATACGCACTTAATCTAATAAATCACTTCCAAGTTCCAACAACAGTGCAATCTACTTTCAGATAACGACAGTCATAGAGCCTGTGCAGGACTAAATTATTTTATCGCTTTGTTTTTGTAGCCTGCATTCTATGAAGCATTCGGCCTGACTGTCATTGAGTCCATGACGTGCGGTTTGCCAACAATTGCAACCTGCCATGGTGGTCCTGCTGAAATCATTGTGGACGGGGTGTCTGGTTTGCACATTGATCCTTACCACAGTGACAAGGCTGCAGATATCTTGGTCAACTTCTTTGAGAAGTGCAAGTCAGATCCAAGCTACTGGGACAAGATCTCACAGGGTGGACTGCAGAGAATTTATGA includes these proteins:
- the LOC136526817 gene encoding sucrose synthase 1-like produces the protein MAAKLTRLHSLRERLGATFSSHPNELIALFSRYVNQGKGMLERHQLLTEFDALFDSDKEKYAPFEDFLRAAQEAIVLPPWVALAIRPRPGVWDYIRVNVSELAVEELSVSEYLAFKEQLVDGNSNSNFVLELDFEPFNASFPRPSMSKSIGNGVQFLNRHLSSKLFQDKESLYPLLNFLKAHNYKGTTMMLNDRIQSLRWLQSSLRKAEEYLLSVPQDTPYSEFNHRFQELGLEKGWGDTAKRVLDTLHLLLDLLEAPDPANLEKFLGTIPMMFNVVILSPHGYFAQSNVLGYPDTGGQVVYILDQVRALENEMLLRIKQQGLDITPKILIVTRLLPDAVGTTCGQRLEKVIGTEHTDIIRIPFRNENGILRKWISRFDVWPYLETYTEDVASEIMLEMQAKPDLIVGNYSDGNLVATLLAHKLGVTQCTIAHALEKTKYPNSDIYLDKFDSQYHFSCQFTADLIAMNHTDFIITSTFQEIAGSKDTVGQYESHIAFTLPGLYRVVHGIDVFDPKFNIVSPGADMSVYYPYTETDKRLTAFHPEIEELIYSDVENNEHKFVLKDKNKPIIFSMARLDRVKNMTGLVEMYGKNARLRELANLVIVAGDHGKESKDREEQAEFKKMYSLIDEYNLKGHIRWISAQMNRVRNAELYRYICDTKGAFVQPAFYEAFGLTVIESMTCGLPTIATCHGGPAEIIVDGVSGLHIDPYHSDKAADILVNFFEKCKSDPSYWDKISQGGLQRIYEKYTWKLYSERLMTLTGVYGFWKYVSNLERRETRRYLEMFYALKYRSLASAVPLSYD